The following are from one region of the Bradyrhizobium sediminis genome:
- a CDS encoding SDR family NAD(P)-dependent oxidoreductase has protein sequence MGRLEGKSVIITGAGSGIGRAASLLFSKEGAKLIIVDRSESVKETAKLVSDAGGTVEAVMADAGSESDVKAFIDKAVSKYGRLDAIWANAGVSGGLVPIPEQTVEHWQEILRINLIGPFLAIKYAMPHMIKQKSGSIVCTASVAGLKSGASGHPYAASKAGVISLVQTTAYSLSGTGVRINAVCPGLIETGMTKPVFDRAKERGTEDKIGQLNPLKRAGQPHELAAMGLFLASDDASYVNGQAIPVDGGLTASMPYTGKPI, from the coding sequence ATGGGCCGCCTCGAAGGCAAATCCGTCATCATCACCGGCGCCGGCAGCGGCATCGGCCGCGCAGCTTCGCTGTTGTTTTCCAAAGAAGGCGCGAAGCTGATCATCGTCGACCGCAGCGAGAGCGTGAAAGAGACGGCAAAGCTGGTCAGCGACGCCGGCGGCACCGTCGAAGCCGTGATGGCCGATGCCGGTTCGGAAAGCGACGTCAAGGCCTTCATCGACAAGGCGGTGTCGAAATACGGCAGGCTCGACGCGATCTGGGCCAATGCCGGCGTCAGCGGCGGGCTGGTGCCGATTCCCGAGCAGACCGTGGAACACTGGCAGGAAATCCTGCGCATCAATCTGATCGGCCCGTTTCTCGCGATCAAATATGCGATGCCGCACATGATCAAGCAGAAGTCCGGATCGATCGTCTGCACCGCGTCGGTGGCGGGCCTGAAGTCCGGCGCCAGCGGCCATCCCTACGCGGCGAGCAAGGCCGGCGTCATCAGCCTGGTGCAGACCACGGCCTACTCGCTGTCCGGCACCGGGGTGCGGATCAACGCGGTATGCCCGGGCCTGATCGAGACCGGCATGACCAAGCCGGTGTTCGATCGCGCCAAGGAGCGCGGCACCGAGGACAAGATCGGCCAGCTCAATCCCTTGAAGCGCGCCGGCCAGCCGCACGAACTGGCGGCGATGGGACTGTTCCTCGCCAGCGACGACGCATCCTATGTCAACGGACAGGCGATCCCGGTCGACGGCGGCCTCACCGCCTCGATGCCGTATACGGGGAAACCGATTTAG
- a CDS encoding DMT family transporter, with amino-acid sequence MALSPNIRGSLLMAVAMAGFTMNDAITKAVSSEMNFGQMMLVRGLVAVALIAALAVHQGAVRPLRTLMMKPVALRVVGEIGGTVSFMAAIVHLPLANTAAIFQALPLAVTLGAAVMFGEPVGWRRWLAIAAGFVGVLIVVRPGLEGFNQFSLLALTAVVFCAVRDLATKQIPAKIPSLFITLVTTVTITITGAVILVPLGGWTPPSGRALGLLAMAAVLLLVGYQCIIMALRSGDISAVAPFRYSALLWAMLLGYLVFGDVPDAMMVTGASTIVSSGLYAFYREHKRHRPVAADASGIPPDGL; translated from the coding sequence TTGGCCCTTTCCCCGAATATTCGCGGAAGCCTGCTGATGGCGGTGGCCATGGCGGGCTTCACCATGAACGACGCGATCACCAAGGCGGTGTCGTCCGAGATGAACTTCGGCCAGATGATGCTGGTGCGGGGCCTGGTCGCGGTTGCGCTGATCGCAGCGCTTGCCGTGCATCAGGGCGCGGTGCGGCCGCTGCGCACGCTGATGATGAAGCCGGTAGCACTTCGGGTGGTCGGCGAGATCGGCGGAACGGTGTCGTTCATGGCGGCGATCGTGCACTTGCCGCTTGCCAACACCGCGGCGATCTTTCAGGCGCTGCCGCTGGCGGTGACGCTTGGCGCGGCGGTGATGTTCGGCGAGCCGGTCGGCTGGCGGCGCTGGCTGGCGATCGCGGCCGGCTTTGTCGGCGTCCTCATTGTGGTTCGGCCCGGACTCGAGGGCTTCAACCAGTTTTCGCTATTGGCGCTGACCGCGGTGGTGTTCTGCGCCGTCCGCGATCTCGCGACCAAGCAAATTCCCGCGAAGATTCCGTCGCTGTTCATTACCCTGGTGACGACCGTGACGATCACGATCACCGGAGCCGTCATCCTCGTTCCGCTCGGCGGCTGGACGCCGCCGTCGGGCCGCGCGCTCGGCCTGCTTGCGATGGCCGCGGTGCTGCTACTGGTCGGCTACCAGTGCATCATCATGGCGCTGCGATCGGGCGATATCTCGGCGGTGGCGCCGTTCCGTTATTCCGCGCTGTTATGGGCGATGCTGCTCGGCTATCTCGTGTTCGGCGATGTGCCCGACGCCATGATGGTGACGGGTGCTTCGACCATCGTGTCGTCCGGCCTCTACGCCTTTTACCGCGAGCACAAGCGCCACCGCCCGGTGGCGGCCGACGCATCCGGAATCCCGCCCGATGGGCTGTGA
- a CDS encoding TetR/AcrR family transcriptional regulator has translation MTRTTDARQKALATAERLFRTQGYAATGLTQILEESGAPKGSFYFHFPDGKEQLAREVLEAYGARTEAGMRQLAGRCENDPDRFIRALCKGIAKEMEAADWGIGCAAQNLANELAPSNRDFADALAAVFAAWTAAIAEVFAASSSSGTAQRRAMALIAALEGARSLARAMRSAAPFDAVVAQFTHAK, from the coding sequence ATGACGAGGACGACCGACGCCCGACAGAAAGCGCTGGCAACGGCGGAACGCCTGTTCCGCACGCAAGGCTATGCGGCGACCGGCCTCACGCAGATTCTGGAAGAGAGTGGCGCTCCCAAGGGCTCGTTCTATTTTCATTTTCCCGACGGCAAGGAGCAGCTTGCGCGCGAAGTCCTCGAGGCCTACGGGGCCCGCACCGAAGCCGGGATGCGTCAGCTGGCCGGGCGCTGCGAGAACGACCCTGATCGCTTCATTCGCGCTCTCTGCAAGGGTATCGCGAAGGAAATGGAAGCGGCTGATTGGGGGATCGGCTGCGCGGCGCAGAATCTGGCAAACGAACTGGCGCCCTCGAACCGCGATTTCGCGGATGCGCTGGCAGCGGTCTTCGCAGCCTGGACCGCGGCCATCGCCGAGGTGTTCGCGGCAAGCAGTTCGTCGGGAACGGCGCAACGGCGGGCGATGGCGTTGATCGCCGCGCTCGAGGGTGCGCGCAGTCTCGCGCGCGCCATGCGCTCCGCAGCGCCGTTCGACGCCGTCGTCGCGCAGTTCACCCACGCGAAGTAA
- a CDS encoding autotransporter outer membrane beta-barrel domain-containing protein — protein sequence MKPIDGAARTRKTISAKFIAPLAAGIAALAGSPAMAACLQSGNTVTCSGASATGFGTGVENNLALTVQPDGLITLGAAQNGIYLGAGNTAINNGAIVVGNGGYGMLGFDNNTFTNNGSITVSTSAVGMAAFGNNNTFTNAGTIGSAAQTSFGMAIVGTGNTVLNSGTISLIGDNSIGIRDLGDNNSITNSGTIAMGGTNSSGINVTAAGGGTVLNSGLISVGDNSIGIQGLGNNIFTNNGMMTIGSNSVAMFVVGNNNVLANTGTINSTGSGAVGLSLLGTGHTVTNSGTISLTGTGSYGIAAGVMGTTILNSGIVTVGSGSTGTNGVGVWLMSGANFTNTGTVTGAGDSGRGVDVGDDNTMINNGTISATGGLGTAVGISGLNNTIVNNSIVRGGVNGYSLVSLGTTGTSITNNGTLDGQMMVHGTGNSLINAGLITITDPGTALTAGNLTFSGTFTQTAAGTLSLRLGNTGLHDSLLVHQANLNGTLRAVLQAGLYGTTTTYQDVLVSSTSVAGQFANVTSSSAFFNAVATYNAGSVDLTLTRQGFGAVAGETANQRSIGNALEAGYSTALTGAAATFYSNLLQAGSLRVLDQLSGEGSSGTQNTAFNAGTLFGQTMDSQMAAWRAGSRGGVNGGAALGYAAEEPRGPAAAFAALKAPVMAQPQWNVWAAAFGAGQQLSGNAGVGSASFSDRAAGGSMGVDRLVNPDLLVGVAAGGSSATFSVDDRATSGRLEGAHVGAYAMQRYGASYLSAQIAYSHFNNSTTRTIAGVGPTETAQGSFASDQFGGRLEIGRAYDFGLISATPFAAIQAARLWQSAYTETSTAGAAPGVLGLSYAARAVNSLPAFLGVKFDGHTALGNGMIWTPFVHAAWVHEFKPSRTITASLTGLPVPAFTVAGASAASDAARLDLGSRLAITRGWEVSARVSGEFSNLGQSYSGMGALKASW from the coding sequence ATGAAACCGATCGATGGCGCCGCGCGGACGAGGAAGACGATATCGGCGAAATTCATCGCGCCGCTGGCTGCGGGGATCGCAGCGCTTGCGGGATCGCCGGCGATGGCTGCGTGTCTCCAGTCAGGCAACACCGTCACCTGCAGCGGGGCCAGCGCTACCGGTTTCGGCACCGGCGTTGAGAACAATCTTGCGCTGACGGTTCAGCCGGATGGCTTGATTACGCTCGGCGCGGCCCAGAATGGCATCTATCTCGGCGCGGGCAACACCGCCATCAATAACGGCGCCATCGTCGTCGGCAACGGCGGTTATGGGATGCTGGGATTCGACAACAACACCTTCACCAACAACGGTTCGATAACCGTGAGTACGTCGGCCGTCGGCATGGCCGCCTTCGGCAACAACAACACCTTCACCAATGCCGGCACGATCGGCTCGGCCGCTCAAACCAGTTTCGGCATGGCCATCGTCGGCACCGGCAACACGGTCCTCAATTCCGGCACCATCAGCCTGATCGGCGACAATTCGATCGGCATCCGCGATCTCGGCGACAACAACAGCATCACCAATTCCGGCACGATCGCGATGGGTGGAACGAATAGCAGCGGTATCAACGTCACCGCCGCCGGCGGTGGCACGGTTCTGAACTCGGGCCTCATCTCGGTCGGCGACAACAGCATCGGCATTCAGGGCCTCGGCAACAACATCTTTACGAACAACGGCATGATGACGATCGGCTCCAATTCCGTCGCCATGTTCGTTGTCGGCAATAACAACGTTCTCGCCAACACCGGGACAATCAACTCGACGGGGTCGGGCGCGGTCGGCCTCAGCTTGCTCGGCACCGGCCACACGGTCACGAATTCAGGCACCATCAGCCTGACCGGCACGGGGTCCTACGGCATCGCCGCCGGCGTCATGGGGACCACGATCCTGAATTCCGGCATCGTCACGGTTGGCAGCGGCAGCACTGGCACCAACGGAGTGGGCGTCTGGCTGATGAGCGGAGCCAATTTTACCAACACCGGAACCGTCACGGGGGCGGGCGACTCTGGCAGGGGGGTCGATGTCGGCGACGACAACACGATGATCAACAACGGCACGATCAGTGCGACTGGCGGTTTGGGAACCGCTGTCGGCATCAGTGGCCTGAACAATACGATCGTCAACAACAGCATCGTCCGCGGCGGGGTCAACGGCTATTCGTTGGTCTCCCTGGGTACAACCGGAACCAGCATCACCAACAACGGCACGCTGGATGGGCAGATGATGGTCCACGGGACAGGCAACAGCCTGATCAATGCCGGGCTGATCACCATCACCGATCCGGGGACGGCGCTAACGGCCGGCAATCTGACCTTTAGCGGCACGTTCACCCAGACTGCCGCGGGCACGCTGTCACTGCGTCTCGGCAATACCGGCCTTCATGACAGCCTTTTGGTGCACCAGGCCAATCTCAACGGCACCTTGCGCGCGGTGCTGCAGGCGGGACTGTACGGGACGACGACGACCTATCAGGACGTCCTCGTCAGCAGCACCTCGGTCGCAGGCCAGTTCGCGAACGTCACGTCGTCGTCGGCCTTCTTCAACGCGGTTGCGACCTACAACGCCGGTTCGGTCGACCTGACGCTGACGCGCCAGGGCTTCGGCGCAGTCGCGGGCGAGACCGCCAACCAGCGCTCGATCGGCAACGCGCTCGAAGCCGGCTATTCGACCGCGCTGACCGGCGCTGCAGCGACCTTCTATAGCAATCTGTTGCAGGCGGGCTCGCTGCGTGTACTCGACCAGCTCTCCGGCGAAGGCAGCAGCGGCACCCAGAACACCGCGTTCAACGCAGGCACGCTGTTCGGCCAGACCATGGATAGCCAAATGGCGGCGTGGCGCGCGGGCAGCCGTGGCGGCGTCAATGGTGGTGCCGCGCTCGGCTACGCCGCGGAAGAGCCACGCGGTCCGGCGGCGGCCTTCGCCGCCCTGAAAGCGCCCGTCATGGCGCAGCCGCAGTGGAATGTGTGGGCCGCGGCCTTCGGGGCCGGGCAGCAGCTTTCGGGCAATGCTGGTGTCGGCAGCGCGAGCTTCAGCGATCGCGCCGCCGGCGGGTCGATGGGCGTCGATCGTCTCGTCAATCCCGATTTGTTGGTGGGCGTCGCCGCCGGCGGGTCGAGCGCGACCTTCTCCGTCGACGATCGTGCCACGTCAGGCAGGCTCGAAGGCGCCCATGTCGGCGCCTACGCGATGCAACGATACGGCGCCAGCTATCTTTCGGCACAGATTGCCTACAGTCATTTCAACAACAGCACGACGCGAACCATCGCCGGCGTCGGACCAACCGAAACCGCGCAGGGCTCGTTCGCCAGCGACCAGTTCGGCGGTCGGCTGGAGATCGGCCGTGCCTACGACTTCGGCCTCATTTCGGCGACGCCGTTTGCCGCCATCCAGGCCGCGCGGCTGTGGCAGTCGGCCTATACCGAAACCAGCACGGCCGGTGCTGCACCCGGCGTGCTCGGGCTGAGCTATGCCGCGCGCGCGGTCAACTCGTTGCCGGCCTTCCTCGGCGTCAAGTTCGACGGCCACACCGCTCTCGGCAACGGCATGATCTGGACCCCGTTCGTGCATGCCGCCTGGGTGCACGAATTCAAGCCGTCCCGCACCATCACGGCCTCGCTGACCGGCTTGCCGGTTCCGGCGTTCACCGTCGCCGGTGCAAGCGCCGCCTCCGATGCCGCGCGGCTCGATCTCGGATCGCGCCTTGCGATCACCCGCGGGTGGGAGGTGTCCGCGCGCGTGTCAGGCGAATTCTCCAACCTTGGCCAGAGCTATTCCGGCATGGGAGCACTGAAGGCGAGCTGGTAG
- a CDS encoding phosphotransferase family protein: MAEGVRSDEEFSGTKPVEERHRIDEISLDGWMREHVEGYQGPLVVLQFKGGQSNPTYRLDTPGRSYVMRRRPFGKLLPSAHAVDREFRVIAALSKQGFPVAKAYALCTDDNVIGAAFYIMSMEEGRVFWDPTLPSQTPENRRKIFTSKIETLAKLHNFDPQAIGLGDFGKPGNYFARQVDRWTKQYRASETQHIPEFEKLAVWLPSTLPQQERVSIVHGDYRLDNMIFHATEPRVQAVLDWELSTLGDPMADFTYLLMQWTMPGLANADLKALNIPSMEEAAKIYCNVTGSAVPDLNWYFAYNLFRLAGITQGIAGRVRDGTAANAKAMESAKRTVPLSKAAWEYAQKAGAT; encoded by the coding sequence TTGGCCGAGGGCGTCAGAAGCGACGAAGAGTTTTCGGGCACCAAGCCCGTCGAGGAGCGGCATCGGATCGATGAGATCAGTCTCGACGGCTGGATGCGCGAGCATGTCGAAGGCTATCAGGGACCGCTGGTCGTCCTGCAATTCAAGGGCGGCCAGTCCAACCCGACCTACCGGCTCGATACCCCCGGGCGTTCCTATGTGATGCGGCGCCGGCCGTTCGGCAAACTGCTGCCGTCGGCGCATGCGGTCGATCGCGAATTCCGCGTCATCGCCGCATTGAGCAAGCAGGGCTTTCCGGTGGCGAAAGCCTATGCGCTGTGCACCGACGACAACGTCATTGGTGCGGCGTTCTACATCATGTCGATGGAAGAGGGCCGGGTGTTCTGGGATCCGACGCTGCCGAGCCAGACGCCGGAAAATCGCCGCAAGATCTTCACCAGCAAGATCGAGACGCTCGCCAAGCTGCACAATTTCGATCCGCAGGCCATCGGCCTCGGCGATTTCGGCAAGCCCGGCAACTACTTTGCGCGGCAGGTCGATCGCTGGACCAAGCAATACCGCGCCTCCGAGACCCAGCACATTCCCGAATTCGAGAAGCTCGCCGTGTGGCTGCCGAGCACCCTTCCGCAGCAGGAACGGGTTTCGATCGTTCACGGCGACTATCGTCTCGACAACATGATTTTCCACGCGACGGAACCGCGGGTGCAGGCGGTGCTGGACTGGGAACTGTCGACGCTTGGCGATCCGATGGCGGACTTCACCTATCTGTTGATGCAGTGGACCATGCCGGGTCTCGCCAATGCCGACCTCAAGGCGCTGAATATTCCGAGCATGGAAGAGGCCGCGAAAATCTATTGCAACGTCACCGGCAGCGCGGTTCCCGACCTCAACTGGTATTTCGCTTACAACCTGTTCCGGCTGGCCGGCATCACCCAGGGTATCGCCGGACGCGTGCGCGATGGCACTGCGGCCAATGCCAAGGCGATGGAGTCGGCCAAGCGCACGGTGCCGCTGTCGAAGGCCGCCTGGGAATACGCGCAGAAGGCCGGCGCGACCTGA
- a CDS encoding TetR/AcrR family transcriptional regulator, giving the protein MASDQTRTAILSAAERLYADRGFGDVTLRDIVAAANVNLAAVNYHFGSKDELIAELFVTRSLATNRERLNELKGAEEKGGGRAGIEAIFRALVGPTLRGCLGPDREGSTAARFMIRASIESVPPIRRIKNREVDHLRKFAAAMRRSLPGRDEVDLYWGLHFALAMAHHTIRERERLTKLSDGKCDLNDVQGIIDRVVAMSVMALTVGETQGKAPAKLLARDAR; this is encoded by the coding sequence ATGGCGTCGGATCAGACCAGAACCGCAATCCTCAGCGCCGCCGAGCGGCTTTACGCCGATCGCGGTTTCGGCGACGTCACGCTGCGCGACATCGTCGCCGCGGCGAACGTCAATCTGGCGGCGGTGAACTATCATTTCGGCTCCAAGGACGAGTTGATCGCCGAGCTGTTCGTGACCCGCAGCCTCGCCACCAACCGCGAGCGGCTCAACGAGCTGAAGGGCGCCGAGGAAAAAGGCGGCGGCCGCGCCGGCATCGAAGCCATCTTCCGCGCACTGGTCGGGCCGACGCTGCGCGGCTGCCTCGGTCCCGACCGCGAGGGCTCGACCGCGGCGCGCTTCATGATCCGCGCCTCGATCGAATCGGTGCCGCCGATCCGCCGCATCAAGAACCGCGAAGTCGATCACCTGCGGAAATTCGCCGCGGCGATGCGGCGTTCGCTGCCCGGCCGCGACGAGGTCGATCTCTATTGGGGACTGCACTTCGCGCTGGCGATGGCGCACCACACCATTCGCGAGCGGGAACGGCTGACCAAGCTGTCGGACGGCAAATGCGATCTCAACGACGTCCAGGGGATCATCGACCGGGTCGTGGCGATGTCGGTGATGGCGCTGACGGTGGGGGAGACGCAGGGCAAGGCGCCCGCGAAACTGCTGGCGCGGGACGCGCGGTAG
- the bioB gene encoding biotin synthase BioB, whose translation MTFASRLDQTPSPAPAQGDVHGHWTTEAALALYEAPFNDLLFRAQTVHRRHFDPNKVQLSRLLSIKTGGCPEDCGYCSQSAHHDSGLKASRLMEVDRVVAEARKARDAGATRYCMGAAWRSPKDRDMEAVVAMVEGVKALGMETCMTLGMLDSGQAARLGKAGLDYYNHNIDTSERHYGKVISTHSFADRLETLAHVRQSGIKVCCGGIVGMGEQPIDRVDMLVTLANLPEQPESVPINMLIPIEGTPLAKAGSIDSIAFVRTIALARIVMPKSYVRLSAGRTAMTDEMQALCFFAGANSIFVGDTLLTAGNPGEDHDAALFRRLGIEAKVEALKVQKIV comes from the coding sequence ATGACGTTTGCATCGCGCCTGGACCAGACACCGTCGCCTGCGCCTGCACAGGGCGACGTCCACGGCCATTGGACGACGGAAGCGGCCTTGGCGCTTTATGAAGCGCCCTTCAACGATCTGCTGTTTCGGGCGCAGACCGTCCATCGCCGACACTTCGATCCCAACAAGGTACAGCTCAGCCGGCTTCTCAGCATCAAGACTGGGGGCTGTCCCGAAGATTGCGGCTATTGCAGCCAGTCGGCCCATCATGATTCCGGCCTCAAGGCTTCGAGGCTGATGGAGGTGGACCGCGTCGTTGCCGAGGCGCGCAAGGCCCGCGACGCCGGCGCGACCCGGTATTGCATGGGCGCCGCATGGCGCAGCCCGAAGGATCGCGACATGGAAGCCGTCGTCGCCATGGTCGAGGGCGTCAAGGCACTTGGCATGGAGACCTGCATGACGCTCGGCATGCTCGACAGCGGGCAGGCCGCGCGGCTGGGGAAGGCCGGTCTGGATTATTACAACCACAACATCGATACGTCCGAACGCCATTACGGCAAGGTCATCTCCACGCACAGTTTTGCCGACCGCTTGGAAACGTTGGCTCATGTGCGGCAATCCGGTATCAAGGTTTGTTGCGGCGGCATCGTCGGCATGGGCGAACAGCCGATTGACCGCGTCGATATGTTGGTGACGCTGGCCAACCTGCCGGAGCAGCCGGAAAGCGTGCCGATCAATATGCTGATCCCGATCGAAGGCACGCCGCTCGCGAAAGCCGGTTCGATCGACTCGATCGCGTTTGTCCGCACCATCGCGCTGGCGCGCATCGTGATGCCGAAATCCTATGTTCGCCTCTCGGCGGGCCGCACCGCCATGACCGACGAGATGCAGGCCTTGTGCTTCTTTGCCGGCGCCAATTCGATTTTCGTCGGCGACACGCTGCTGACGGCCGGTAATCCCGGAGAAGACCATGATGCGGCGCTGTTCCGCCGTCTTGGCATCGAGGCGAAGGTGGAAGCGCTGAAGGTGCAGAAGATCGTCTAG
- a CDS encoding zinc-dependent alcohol dehydrogenase, which yields MRELVFLGPRKLEWREAPEPRIEHPEDAIVRPIAATTCDLDTAIIRGTTPFEGPFAIGHECVAEVAHVGPGATQFYRGQHVIVSWHISCGRCHRCARRQLPNTCSHFPRGAAFGSPVQGPWGGLFSDLVRVPHAPASLVPLPPGVDPTHWASLSDNIPFGYELTVPHLLRNPGADVLIMGGCGSVALYAAAFARAAGAGAVDYIDTDRTWLDIATKLGANAIEMPPPRRHGSYPITVDASMNADSLRCAIRSTEPEGQCSSVGCHFGEVAIPMMEMYVRGINFYTGRGQGRPNIEKAMAFVDARRVKTELVTTEVMPFDAAPEVLARGSMKPVLVRPPVCGPEACDITQHSGRIG from the coding sequence ATGCGCGAACTCGTCTTTCTAGGACCGCGCAAGCTTGAATGGCGCGAAGCCCCGGAACCGCGGATCGAGCATCCGGAGGACGCCATCGTTCGCCCGATCGCAGCCACAACCTGCGATCTCGATACGGCGATCATTCGTGGAACGACACCGTTCGAGGGCCCGTTCGCCATCGGCCATGAATGCGTCGCGGAAGTCGCCCATGTCGGCCCCGGCGCCACCCAATTCTATCGAGGGCAGCATGTCATCGTGAGCTGGCACATCTCCTGCGGACGCTGCCATCGCTGCGCCCGGCGGCAGCTGCCGAACACCTGTTCGCACTTTCCACGCGGCGCAGCCTTCGGCTCACCGGTCCAGGGGCCCTGGGGCGGGCTGTTCTCCGATCTGGTGCGCGTGCCTCATGCACCGGCGAGTCTGGTGCCGCTGCCCCCGGGCGTCGATCCGACGCATTGGGCCAGTCTGTCCGACAATATCCCGTTCGGCTACGAGCTGACCGTCCCGCATCTGTTGCGCAACCCGGGCGCCGACGTGTTGATCATGGGTGGTTGCGGGTCGGTTGCGCTCTACGCCGCCGCTTTTGCCCGCGCCGCCGGCGCCGGAGCGGTCGACTATATCGATACCGATCGCACCTGGCTCGACATCGCGACCAAACTCGGCGCGAACGCAATCGAAATGCCGCCACCGCGCCGGCACGGCAGCTACCCGATCACCGTCGACGCCAGCATGAACGCGGATTCCCTTCGCTGCGCCATCCGCTCCACCGAACCGGAAGGACAGTGTTCGAGCGTCGGCTGCCACTTCGGCGAAGTCGCAATACCAATGATGGAAATGTATGTCCGGGGCATCAATTTCTATACCGGCCGAGGCCAGGGTCGTCCGAACATCGAGAAAGCCATGGCCTTCGTCGATGCACGGCGCGTCAAGACCGAACTGGTCACCACGGAGGTGATGCCGTTCGACGCCGCGCCTGAAGTCCTGGCGCGAGGCTCCATGAAGCCCGTCCTGGTCCGGCCCCCCGTTTGCGGCCCGGAGGCGTGTGACATCACGCAACACAGCGGACGGATCGGTTAA
- a CDS encoding acyl-CoA dehydrogenase family protein, translating into MDFNMSDRQKDWLNRVQSFMTKHVRPAVPIYKQQDEAGERWKVIPVLEDLKKKAKAEGLWNMFMPPSSHEDDEFRGAGLSNLEYAPLAEEMGHIGWASEVFNCSAPDTGNMEVLMRYGSKEHKRQWLKPLMNGEIRSAFLMTEPAVASSDATNIETRIVRDGDHYVINGRKWWSSGVGDPRCKIAIVMGKTDLNAPRHQQQSQILVPLDTPGIKVEKMLPVFGYDDAPHGHAQVLLENVRVPASNILLGEGRGFEIAQGRLGPGRIHHCMRTIGKAEEALEKMVRRLSSRTAFGKKIIEHSIWEQRIAEARTDIEMNRLLCLKAADMMDKVGNKTAQLEIAMIKVAAPNMALKIIDNAIQAFGGAGVSDDAGLARDYASMRTMRLADGPDEVHNRAIARLELRKYANASKH; encoded by the coding sequence ATGGACTTCAATATGAGTGATCGCCAGAAAGATTGGCTCAATCGCGTGCAGTCTTTCATGACCAAGCACGTCCGGCCCGCGGTGCCGATCTACAAGCAGCAGGACGAAGCCGGCGAGCGCTGGAAGGTGATCCCGGTTCTTGAAGACCTGAAGAAGAAGGCGAAGGCCGAAGGCCTCTGGAACATGTTCATGCCGCCGTCCTCGCACGAGGACGATGAATTCCGCGGTGCGGGATTGAGCAACCTGGAATACGCGCCGCTGGCCGAAGAGATGGGCCACATCGGCTGGGCTTCCGAAGTGTTCAACTGTTCCGCGCCGGATACCGGCAACATGGAAGTGCTGATGCGCTACGGCTCCAAGGAGCACAAGCGGCAGTGGTTGAAGCCGCTGATGAACGGCGAGATCCGCTCCGCCTTCCTGATGACCGAGCCCGCGGTGGCGTCCTCGGACGCGACCAACATCGAAACCAGAATCGTGCGCGATGGCGATCATTACGTCATCAACGGCCGCAAATGGTGGTCGTCGGGCGTCGGCGATCCCCGCTGCAAGATCGCGATCGTAATGGGCAAGACCGATCTGAACGCTCCGCGCCATCAGCAGCAGTCGCAGATCCTGGTGCCGCTCGACACTCCCGGCATCAAGGTCGAGAAGATGCTGCCGGTGTTCGGCTACGACGATGCGCCGCACGGCCACGCCCAGGTGCTGCTCGAGAACGTCCGCGTTCCCGCCAGCAATATCCTGCTCGGCGAGGGCAGGGGCTTTGAGATCGCGCAGGGCCGTCTCGGTCCGGGCCGCATCCATCACTGCATGCGCACCATCGGCAAGGCCGAGGAGGCGCTGGAGAAGATGGTGAGGCGGCTGTCGTCGCGCACCGCGTTCGGCAAGAAGATCATCGAGCATTCGATCTGGGAGCAGCGCATCGCCGAAGCCCGCACCGACATCGAGATGAACCGCTTGCTGTGCCTCAAGGCCGCCGACATGATGGACAAGGTCGGCAACAAGACCGCGCAGCTCGAGATCGCCATGATCAAGGTGGCGGCGCCGAACATGGCGCTGAAGATCATCGACAACGCCATCCAGGCGTTCGGTGGCGCCGGCGTCTCCGACGACGCAGGCCTTGCCCGGGACTATGCTTCCATGCGCACCATGCGCCTGGCGGACGGCCCGGACGAGGTCCATAACCGCGCCATTGCCAGACTTGAACTTCGGAAGTATGCAAACGCTTCGAAGCACTAA
- a CDS encoding MaoC family dehydratase — translation MHKTQQTILSDGYMPRPPLSLSDYRAAIGREIGRSDWVLIDQPMIDAFAALTGDNQYIHIDPVRARESPLGGTVAHGFLTLAIIGGLGPKVIPPIEGTKIGYNYGFNSIRLVTPVPSGSRIRAIFIAKGAEQRAPGQVTLTFGVTVEIERRIKPALVAEWLTLMVSE, via the coding sequence ATGCACAAGACCCAGCAGACGATCCTGAGCGACGGCTATATGCCGCGGCCGCCGCTTTCGCTTTCGGATTACCGCGCAGCCATCGGGCGTGAAATCGGCCGATCCGATTGGGTCTTGATCGACCAGCCGATGATCGATGCGTTTGCCGCGCTTACCGGCGACAACCAGTATATCCATATCGATCCCGTCCGCGCCCGGGAAAGCCCGCTCGGGGGCACCGTCGCGCACGGTTTCCTGACGCTCGCGATCATCGGCGGGTTGGGGCCGAAGGTGATTCCGCCGATCGAAGGCACGAAGATCGGCTACAATTACGGCTTCAACAGCATCCGCCTGGTAACGCCGGTTCCTTCAGGTTCGCGGATCCGGGCCATCTTCATCGCGAAGGGGGCGGAACAGCGCGCCCCCGGACAGGTGACGCTGACGTTCGGCGTCACCGTCGAGATCGAACGCCGCATCAAGCCGGCGCTGGTCGCGGAATGGCTGACGCTGATGGTCTCGGAATAG